The Coregonus clupeaformis isolate EN_2021a chromosome 13, ASM2061545v1, whole genome shotgun sequence genome includes a region encoding these proteins:
- the LOC121580230 gene encoding insulinoma-associated protein 1a-like has product MPKGFLIKRSKKAGPVSYRMREEDLALVANCSPLVENAPAHALPSVCHNFIRVPSRVICGGMPESHCAPSLSPTRPDSEGYQYPSEDAAHQMLSSLSPAPEDTFPEANLGSFAIDGSPVSPSLPEMTTRLDIMCGNARYAAVKRPAFSNSKSPYTNSKKRKSSSSPNQEKKSIVRDEVTTSPVLGLRITEEAEDEVKQRSNTSSPLGEFICQLCKERYADPLTLALHKCSRIVRVEYRCDECDKVFSCPANLASHRRWHKPKGFQVERVSSQREESRPDTPTARDALPPSPPPSDSGSDEEIMFSCPQCSKKFRKQAYLRKHLALHNRKAASHTQNQTPSSPLAIVTDQQHSCPLESGRESPQPCAKYAGAERITKVTGEVFPCRFCGDNFFSSPGLTRHINKYHPTERRQVIVLSQTI; this is encoded by the coding sequence ATGCCAAAGGGTTTCCTTATAAAACGTTCTAAAAAGGCTGGTCCTGTTTCATACAGGATGCGCGAGGAGGACTTGGCGCTGGTCGCCAACTGTTCTCCGCTAGTCGAGAATGCCCCAGCTCATGCACTGCCCTCCGTGTGCCACAACTTTATCAGAGTTCCGAGCCGGGTTATTTGCGGTGGAATGCCAGAGTCTCACTGCGCGCCCTCGCTGAGCCCGACCCGACCTGACAGCGAGGGATATCAGTACCCATCAGAGGACGCCGCTCATCAAATGCTCAGCTCTCTTTCTCCTGCTCCAGAAGATACCTTTCCCGAGGCAAATTTGGGAAGCTTCGCCATTGATGGCTCCCCAGTGTCGCCGTCTCTTCCAGAGATGACCACCAGACTGGACATCATGTGCGGGAATGCTAGATATGCAGCAGTGAAGCGACCTGCCTTCTCCAACTCCAAATCTCCCTATACTAATTCCAAAAAGCGCAAGTCCTCAAGCTCCCCAAATCAAGAGAAGAAGTCCATCGTCCGAGATGAGGTAACCACATCTCCCGTCCTCGGGTTGCGCATTACGGAGGAGGCAGAGGATGAGGTGAAGCAGCGTTCCAACACCAGCAGTCCGCTTGGAGAGTTCATCTGTCAGCTTTGCAAGGAGCGGTACGCGGACCCTCTCACTTTGGCCTTGCACAAGTGCTCTCGCATCGTCCGAGTCGAATATCGCTGCGACGAGTGTGACAAAGTTTTTAGTTGTCCCGCTAACCTGGCCTCCCACCGACGTTGGCACAAGCCAAAGGGTTTCCAAGTGGAGAGAGTCTcgtcacagagagaggagagccgaCCTGATACACCAACAGCCAGAGATGCGCTCCCACCCTCCCCGCCACCCTCAGACTCGGGCTCTGATGAAGAAATTATGTTCAGCTGCCCACAGTGTTCAAAGAAATTCAGAAAACAAGCGTACCTGAGGAAACACCTGGCCTTGCACAATAGGAAAGCAGCTAGTCATACCCAGAATCAGACTCCGTCCTCTCCTTTGGCCATAGTCACAGACCAACAACACAGCTGCCCGCTCGAGTCCGGCCGGGAATCACCCCAGCCCTGCGCCAAATACGCAGGGGCCGAGCGCATCACAAAGGTGACAGGAGAGGTGTTTCCTTGTCGATTTTGTGGGGATAATTTCTTCTCCTCCCCTGGCCTCACCAGACACATCAACAAGTATCACCCAACGGAGCGCAGACAGGTGATAGTTTTGTCCCAAACTATTTAA